The following proteins come from a genomic window of Carassius gibelio isolate Cgi1373 ecotype wild population from Czech Republic chromosome B8, carGib1.2-hapl.c, whole genome shotgun sequence:
- the LOC127964116 gene encoding uncharacterized protein LOC127964116 — protein MCISRRLLGGSSFKFKFVLVPPRGSAPPPAGAVKQRILRPYLLQQLNLWWALQVFYLSQGLPHPSYKQSHPSDPSITSQLTEPDDVTPSCSESAYSKAKKRELHAWDAVKDEMLKVTFECSAPITTQCAVCREHADYRCIESSSTAVFCEVCLKRIHRNLLHLPEKWNSVYYEPSSLGLFLYLPEAHGTHAVNTKDMKIIVSTGRLCTVTDTMCACEPETCTLLRYGLRPATATSPRQTAFSIPLLELSVSLSLECQVSVEGFCNTPYPILGITTSDKEVWLIFAHN, from the exons ATGTGCATCAGCAGGAGACTCCTAGGCGGATCCTCCTTCAAGTTCAAATTCGTTTTGGTGCCGCCCAGAGGATCAGCTCCGCCTCCGGCCGGCGCCGTCAAACAGCGGATCCTGAGGCCTTATTTACTGCAACAGTTGA ATCTATGGTGGGCCCTGCAAGTTTTCTACCTCAGTCAAGGTCTTCCCCATCCCAGCTACAAACAGAGTCACCCTTCAGACCCTTCTATTACATCTCAACTGACTGAACCTGATGATGTGACACCAAGCTGTTCTGAGAGCGCATACAGTAAGGCAAAGAAGAGAGAGCTTCATGCCTGGGATGCAGTCAAGGATGAGATGCTTAAGGTGACGTTTGAATGTTCAGCACCGATCACTACCCAGTGTGCTGTCTGCCGAGAACATGCTGATTATAGGTGCATTGAGTCCAGCTCCACTGCAGTGTTCTGTGAGGTTTGCCTGAAGAGGATTCACAGAAATTTACTGCATCTTCCTGAAAAGTGGAAT agtgtttactatgagccatcctccctggggttattcttatatttacctgaagcccatggcacccatgctgtgaacacaaaggacatgaagatcattgtcagcacag GACGGCTCTGCACCGTTACAGACACCATGTGTGCGTGTGAACCAGAAACCTGTACTCTGCTGAGATATGGGCTCCGGCCAGCAACAGCCACAAGCCCCAGACAGACAGCCTTCTCCATCCCTCTGCTAgagctttctgtttctctgtcactGGAGTGTCAGGTTTCTGTTGAGGGTTTTTGCAACACCCCATATCCCATTTTAGGCATCACCACTTCCGACAAAGAAGTTTGGTTGATATTTGCCCACAATTAA